From the Quercus lobata isolate SW786 chromosome 6, ValleyOak3.0 Primary Assembly, whole genome shotgun sequence genome, one window contains:
- the LOC115993898 gene encoding uncharacterized protein LOC115993898 isoform X1 codes for MADSDSSPPLPKAAPLSLQKKENIPPIGTKIAELNESRTELLNRIQGLKQDLQSWRSKLDTQVKTYRDELSELKKSLNVEVDQLRSEFQELRTTLQQQQDDVSSSLRTLGLQDVSGDPKDAQAQDPKVEDDQDGLVLPRQMDYDVSGDAKDAQAQDPKVEEDDKEELVLPKKLEYDEGSEN; via the exons ATGGCTGATTCTGACTCCTCTCCTCCTCTTCCAAAAGCCGCTCCTCTCTCACTC CAAAAGAAGGAGAACATTCCTCCGATCGGCACAAAGATCgcg GAACTAAATGAATCAAGGACTGAGCTGCTTAATAGAATTCAAGGACTAAAACAG GATTTGCAAAGCTGGAGATCAAAATTGGACACTCAAGTTAAGACCTATCGCGAT GAGCTTTCGGAACTCAAGAAATCGCTCAATGTTGAAGTGGATCAACTTCGATCA GAATTTCAAGAACTGAGGACCACTCTGCAGCAGCAACAAGATGATGTTTCTTCAAGCCTAAGAACCTTGGGG CTGCAGGATGTCTCAGGTGATCCTAAAGATGCCCAGGCACAAGATCCCAAGGTTGAAGATGACCAGGACGGACTTGTTTTGCCTAGACAGATGGATTATGATGTCTCAGGTGATGCTAAAGATGCCCAGGCCCAAGATCCTAAGGTTGAAGAAGATGACAAGGAAGAACTTGTTTTGCCTAAAAAGTTGGAATATGATGAAGGAAGTGAAAACTAG
- the LOC115993898 gene encoding uncharacterized protein LOC115993898 isoform X2, which produces MADSDSSPPLPKAAPLSLQKKENIPPIGTKIAELNESRTELLNRIQGLKQDLQSWRSKLDTQVKTYRDELSELKKSLNVEVDQLRSEFQELRTTLQQQQDDVSSSLRTLGDVSGDPKDAQAQDPKVEDDQDGLVLPRQMDYDVSGDAKDAQAQDPKVEEDDKEELVLPKKLEYDEGSEN; this is translated from the exons ATGGCTGATTCTGACTCCTCTCCTCCTCTTCCAAAAGCCGCTCCTCTCTCACTC CAAAAGAAGGAGAACATTCCTCCGATCGGCACAAAGATCgcg GAACTAAATGAATCAAGGACTGAGCTGCTTAATAGAATTCAAGGACTAAAACAG GATTTGCAAAGCTGGAGATCAAAATTGGACACTCAAGTTAAGACCTATCGCGAT GAGCTTTCGGAACTCAAGAAATCGCTCAATGTTGAAGTGGATCAACTTCGATCA GAATTTCAAGAACTGAGGACCACTCTGCAGCAGCAACAAGATGATGTTTCTTCAAGCCTAAGAACCTTGGGG GATGTCTCAGGTGATCCTAAAGATGCCCAGGCACAAGATCCCAAGGTTGAAGATGACCAGGACGGACTTGTTTTGCCTAGACAGATGGATTATGATGTCTCAGGTGATGCTAAAGATGCCCAGGCCCAAGATCCTAAGGTTGAAGAAGATGACAAGGAAGAACTTGTTTTGCCTAAAAAGTTGGAATATGATGAAGGAAGTGAAAACTAG